The following is a genomic window from Bacillota bacterium.
GACCCCAAGGACCATGAGGGCCGGGGCGGCGACCACCGAAAGCACGAGGTAGGAGGAGGTTGTCGTCAGTCCCATGCCAAGGATGATCGAGACGATGGTTACCAGTACGACTGCAACTAGCAAGTTGCCCGCGGATAGCTGGATCAGAAGGGCGGAGAACTTCGGACCGAGGCCCCCGAGGACGATGCCTCCCATTATGAGGCCGAGGGTCCCGACAGTGGCCCCGGTGGATATCGAGTTCTTTCCGCCTATCGCGAGCGCATCCCAGATATCCCGAGCTGACATCCTAGTCTCCCTGCGGACCCAGCTTAAGGCGACGGTGGAAACACATCCAATGAACGCCGCAAGGCTGGGAGAGTAGCCGCGGAACATAAAGTAGAAGATCAGTACGAGGGGTATGGCGAAATGCCAGCCCTGACTGAGCGTCTTCCAGAAGTCCGGGATCTCCTCTTTGGGAAGTCCCAAGGCTCCTGTCTTCAATGCCTGCAGATGTACGTTCCAGCCAACGGAGTAGAAGTACAGCAAAGCGGGAATCACATTCATCATGGCGATCCGGAAATACGGGGTCTCCGTGAACGATGCCAGGAGGAACACCCCGGCACCCATGATGGGCGGCATAAACTGCCCGCCGGTAGACGCGACCGACTCTATGGCCCCGGCCTCTTCACCTTTGTACCCCACTCTCTTCATAACGGGGATTGTAAAGGTGCCGGTTCCCACCACATTCGCAACGGAGCTGCCGGATATCGACCCAAACAGGGCACTCGAGACCACTGCGACTTTGGCGGGCCCGCCGATCCAGCCCCCGGTGGCGGCACACGCAAGGTTGATGAAGAACTCTCCGCCGCCGGATTTCTGCAGGAAGGCCCCGAAGATGATGTAAGGGAATATGTACGTCGCGAACGTGTCAGCCACGACTCCGAATATCCCCTGCATGTCGGAGTAGACGAACTCCACTATCCTGCTCCACTGGAACCCA
Proteins encoded in this region:
- a CDS encoding TRAP transporter permease; its protein translation is MKNAVAKKFEPRTRKLSGSTLLLFNTAAALFAGFYLYTAGFGILSTETHRGMYLLFTFVLGFMMYPATRKSPKGRVTYWDCFLIVVAALSMVYWMTTYSSYARYRCSDPNLYDFWFGVIAVIVCLEITRRAIGNLLVALGVIFLVQLYFGRYLPGILAHPGFQWSRIVEFVYSDMQGIFGVVADTFATYIFPYIIFGAFLQKSGGGEFFINLACAATGGWIGGPAKVAVVSSALFGSISGSSVANVVGTGTFTIPVMKRVGYKGEEAGAIESVASTGGQFMPPIMGAGVFLLASFTETPYFRIAMMNVIPALLYFYSVGWNVHLQALKTGALGLPKEEIPDFWKTLSQGWHFAIPLVLIFYFMFRGYSPSLAAFIGCVSTVALSWVRRETRMSARDIWDALAIGGKNSISTGATVGTLGLIMGGIVLGGLGPKFSALLIQLSAGNLLVAVVLVTIVSIILGMGLTTTSSYLVLSVVAAPALMVLGVNQIVAHLVCFYTATISNITPPVCISAFAAAAIAEADPMKTGLNALKYGMFLLVIPFAFVYFPEILTMGAAHDTIYLVASYLLSIPMFAVAVIGYLFGRIGVFERALALVSSVCLFTPGLVTDAVGLAAG